The Osmia lignaria lignaria isolate PbOS001 chromosome 14, iyOsmLign1, whole genome shotgun sequence genome has a window encoding:
- the LOC117609282 gene encoding WD repeat-containing protein 48 yields MAAHKTGGQSARKKVQVSMVIRDEVEKRHRAGVNSLQYDPALHRLYSAGRDSIIRIWNCKNMKDPYIQSMEHHTDWVNDIVLCCGGKNLISASSDTTVKVWNAHKGFCMSTLRTHKDYVKALAYAKDREQVASAGLDKSIFLWDVNTLTALTASNNTVTTSSLSGNKDSIYSLAMNQTGTIIVSGSTEKVLRVWDPRYCTKLMKLRGHMDNIKALVLNRDGTQCLSASSDGTIKLWSLGQQRCIQTYRVHKEGVWALLATETFSHVISGGRDKRVVMTELSCYPERYTVICEEKAPVLKMAMTPDQSSIWVATSESTINNWSISQKDWQELGIEDYCDSASGVTSNVRNTEPAQKILGGPAIRQCHVLNDRRHVLTKDTEENVALYDVLKARKVEDLGKVDFEQEIKKRNKMVYVPNWFSVDLKTGMLTIHLGQDENDCFSAWVSAKETGLAENEAVDQKVNYGNLLLQALLEHWWRPLHADDENEGNSNDGNGSIHTRGGNPYFSVPTHTPVIFSEVGGRPLYRLLVRDAAGEMEGVLLNETVPAWVVNIVVDKNLPQFTKISFYLLPHATSGVKSLKKDRLIANDFIQIRKVAEHVCDKVLGAGSDSGSVAGAGNTVSGGSPAGDRTNTDSNADNSSLAEEKVELLCNDQVLDPSMDLRTVRHFIWKSSADLTLHYRPVK; encoded by the exons ATGGCAGCTCATAAGACAGGCGGGCAAAGTGCCCGAAAGAAAGTACAG GTGTCTATGGTTATAAGAGATGAAGTGGAAAAAAGACATAGAGCTGGAGTTAATTCCTTACAATACGATCCAGCTTTGCATAGGCTTTATTCTGCAGGTAGAGATAGTATTATAAGGATATGGAATTGTAAAAACATGAAGGACCCGTATATCCAATCGATGGAGCATCATACAGATTGGGTCAACGATATAGTATTATGTTGTGGTGGTAAAAATT tgATATCAGCTAGTTCTGACACAACGGTAAAAGTATGGAATGCCCACAAAGGTTTCTGCATGTCCACGTTAAGGACGCATAAAGATTATGTGAAAGCATTAGCATATGCTAAAGATAGAGAGCAAGTTGCTAGTGCAGGTTTAGATAAATCAATCTTTTTATGGGATGTGAACACGTTAACTGCTCTTACAGCAAGCAACAATACAGTAACAA CATCTTCTCTTAGTGGAAATAAAGACTCTATATATAGCCTTGCCATGAATCAGACTGGAACAATTATAGTAAGCGGTAGTACAGAAAAAGTTTTAAGAGTATGGGATCCAAGATATTGTACTAAACTAATGAAACTTCGTGGTCACATGGATAACATTAAAGCATTAGTATTAAATAGAGATGGTACTCAATGTTTGTCTGCTAGTTCAGATGGAACGATTAAACTTTGGTCATTAGGACAACAAAGATGTATTCAGACTTATAGAGTACATAAAGAAGGTGTTTGGGCTTTACTG GCAACTGAAACCTTCAGTCATGTGATATCAGGAGGTAGAGACAAAAGAGTTGTAATGACTGAATTATCCTGTTATCCTGaaaggtatactgtcatatgcGAAGAAAAAGCACCTGTACTAAAAATGGCAATGACACCTGATCAGTCCAGCATCTGGGTGGCAACTAGTGAATCTACTATAAATAATTGG TCTATAAGCCAAAAGGATTGGCAAGAATTAGGAATTGAAGATTACTGTGACTCTGCTAGTGGGGTAACATCAAATGTGCGAAATACAGAACCTGCACAAAAGATATTAGGAGGACCCGCAATTCGGCAATGTCATGTTTTAAATGATCGAAGACACGTTTTAACAAAAGATACCGAAGAAAATGTAGCTTTGTATGATGTATTAAAGGCGCGTAAAGTTGAAGATCTTGGAAAAGTAGATTTTGAGcaagagataaaaaaaagaaataaaatggtaTATGTTCCAAATTGGTTTAGCGTAGATCTTAAAACTGGG ATGTTGACCATTCATTTAGGACAAGATGAAAATGATTGCTTTTCTGCATGGGTTTCTGCAAAAGAAACTGGTCTTGCAGAAAATGAAGCAGTTGATCAGAAag tgAATTATGGAAATCTTTTATTACAAGCTTTACTTGAACATTGGTGGAGACCACTGCATGCTGATGATGAAAATGAAGGTAATAGCAATGATGGTAATGGTTCTATACACACAAGGGGAGGAAATCCATATTTTTCAGTACCTACTCATACACCTGTTATATTTAG TGAAGTAGGAGGAAGACCTTTATACAGATTATTAGTTAGAGATGCCGCAGGAGAAATGGAGGGTGTTCTCCTAAATGAAACAGTACCAGCCTGGGTAGTTAATATTGTTGTGGACAAAAATCTTCCACAATTtactaaaatatctttttatctTCTTCCACATGCCACATCTGGTGTAAAAAGTCTTAAAAA GGATCGCTTGATTGcaaacgattttatacaaattcgtAAAGTAGCCGAACATGTTTGCGATAAAGTGCTTGGTGCAGGAAGCGATTCGGGATCAGTGGCTGGTGCTGGAAATACTGTTTCTGGAGGTTCCCCAGCGGGGGATAGAACAAATACAGATTCAAACGCTGATAATTCTTCGCTGGCCGAAGAAAAAGTAGAACTATTATGTAACGATCAAGTTCTAGATCCTTCCATGGATTTAAGAACG GTCAGACATTTTATCTGGAAAAGTTCGGCGGACTTAACACTTCATTATCGGCCAGTAAAATAG
- the SF1 gene encoding splicing factor 1 isoform X2, whose translation MNFIEIFTLEIDKILDLVQLQIEEISRKLRTGDLGIPLNPEERSPSPEPIYSSDGKRLNTREYRTRRKLEEERHNLIQKILKINPEFKPPPDYKPPIIRVHDKVMIPQEEHPDINFVGLLIGPRGNTLKSMEKETGAKIIIRGKGSVKEGKVGRKDGQPLPGEDEPLHAYITANNLDAVKKAVERIHEIIRQGVEVPEGQNDLRRNQLRELALLNGTLRENDGPRCTNCGASDHKSWLCPDKPNVTNNIVCSSCGGAGHIARDCRSKRPGQGGPAAAGMGGMGPGGDKAKIDEEYMSLMAELGEGPPPDRSKSGQPRQPNPNPNYPGLFDRQQAPRALMAAPAHPPPQMMQGGPMMPPPGMAPPPWSQGEVNNMNGMNMQWQPPVSMPPPPGVMQPPPPPPGSTTQPNIPPLMPWMAGNNQPPPPGQMPPAQMPPPGMGIPPWQQGQQGPMRPPPPGTAPPPGFPGWQPQQMGGWPPAAPVPPPPQQQTPAPPGIDLNTLPTLLAQPPPPPPPTS comes from the exons atgaattttattgaaatatttaccTTGGAAATTGACAAAATCTTAGACTTAG TTCAGCTGCAGATTGAGGAAATCAGCAGGAAACTACGTACTGGAGATCTTGGAATTCCACTTAATCCTGAGGAAAG ATCTCCATCTCCAGAACCCATATACAGTAGCGATGGTAAACGGTTGAATACACGAGAATATCGTACTAGACGTAAACTGGAGGAAGAACGTCATAATCTTATTCAGAAGATTCTCAAAATTAATCCAGAATTCAAACCCCCACCAGATTATAA GCCACCGATAATACGAGTGCATGATAAAGTCATGATACCTCAGGAAGAACATCCAGATATTAATTTCGTTGGTCTACTTATTGGCCCACGTGGAAACACATTGAAAT CAATGGAAAAGGAGACTGGAGCAAAGATTATAATCCGTGGTAAAGGTTCTGTAAAAGAGGGAAAAGTTGGAAGGAAAGACGGTCAACCTTTACCTGGTGAAGATGAACCTTTACATGCATATATTACTGCTAATAATTTGGATGCTGTAAAGAAAGCTGTTGAAAGA ATTCACGAAATTATACGACAAGGTGTAGAAGTACCAGAGGGACAGAATGATTTACGACGCAATCAGCTTAGAGAATTAGCTTTACTGAATGGAACATTGCGCGAAAATGATGGACCACGTTGTACTAATTGTGGCGCGTCCGATCATAAGTCATGGCTA TGCCCGGACAAACCGAACGTAACAAACAATATAGTATGCTCAAGCTGTGGGGGAGCAGGTCACATTGCGCGTGATTGTAGATCCAAGAGACCCGGACAAGGTGGACCAGCTGCTGCAGGAATGGGAGGAATGGGACCAGGTGGAGATAAAGCTAAAATAGATGAAGAATATATGTCTCTTATGGCAGAATTGGGTGAAGGTCCACCACCTGATCGATCTAAAAGCGGGCAGCCACGACAACCAAATCCTAATCCTAATTATCCTGGTCTTTTTGATAG ACAACAAGCACCTCGTGCTTTAATGGCGGCACCAGCGCATCCACCACCTCAAATGATGCAAGGTGGCCCAATGATGCCACCACCAGGAATGGCTCCACCACCATGGAGTCAAGGTGAAGTAAACAATATGAACGGTATGAACATGCAGTGGCAACCTCCAGTTAGTATGCCTCCTCCACCTGGTGTGATGCAaccacctccaccaccacctGGTTCTACTACTCAACCAAATATTCCACCGTTGATGCCTTGGATGGCTGGAAATAATCAACCACCACCACCTGGACAAATGCCACCAGCACAAATGCCACCCCCTGGAATGGGTATTCCACCATGGCAACAAGGACAACAAGGACCAATGCGCCCACCTCCACCTGGAACAGCTCCACCACCGGGATTTCCAGGATGGCAGCCACAACAAATGGGTGGCTGGCCACCAGCAGCCCCTGTTCCACCTCCTCCTCAACAGCAAACACCAGCTCCGCCTGGAATTGATCTCAATACTTTGCCTACGTTGTTGgcccaaccaccaccaccaccacctccaaCTAGTTAG
- the SF1 gene encoding splicing factor 1 isoform X1 yields MNQSRNFTSLLNPSYLQNAQQNAATANAAAAAAAAAAAVSAAIANGTQINFNSNSTTNNTRKREAENDGKQEKETKEERRKRRKTRWGGSEHDKTFIPGMPTVLPTNLTPEQEKAYLFQLQIEEISRKLRTGDLGIPLNPEERSPSPEPIYSSDGKRLNTREYRTRRKLEEERHNLIQKILKINPEFKPPPDYKPPIIRVHDKVMIPQEEHPDINFVGLLIGPRGNTLKSMEKETGAKIIIRGKGSVKEGKVGRKDGQPLPGEDEPLHAYITANNLDAVKKAVERIHEIIRQGVEVPEGQNDLRRNQLRELALLNGTLRENDGPRCTNCGASDHKSWLCPDKPNVTNNIVCSSCGGAGHIARDCRSKRPGQGGPAAAGMGGMGPGGDKAKIDEEYMSLMAELGEGPPPDRSKSGQPRQPNPNPNYPGLFDRQQAPRALMAAPAHPPPQMMQGGPMMPPPGMAPPPWSQGEVNNMNGMNMQWQPPVSMPPPPGVMQPPPPPPGSTTQPNIPPLMPWMAGNNQPPPPGQMPPAQMPPPGMGIPPWQQGQQGPMRPPPPGTAPPPGFPGWQPQQMGGWPPAAPVPPPPQQQTPAPPGIDLNTLPTLLAQPPPPPPPTS; encoded by the exons ATGAATCAGTCACGAAATTTTACGTCATTATTAAATCCTAGTTATTTGCAAAACGCGCAGCAAAATGCAGCAACTGCGAACGCGGCGGccgctgcagctgcagcagctGCCGCGGTGAGTGCCGCGATTGCAAATGGAACACAGATTAACTTCAATTCTAATTCTACAACAAATAATACCAGGAAACGTGAAGCAGAAA ATGATGGTAAACAAGAGAAAGAGACGAAAGAGGAACgtaggaagaggaggaaaactAGATGGGGCGGTAGTGAACATGACAAAACTTTTATACCGGGCATGCCTACAGTTCTACCAACTAACCTGACTCCTGAACAGGAGAAGGCTTATCTCt TTCAGCTGCAGATTGAGGAAATCAGCAGGAAACTACGTACTGGAGATCTTGGAATTCCACTTAATCCTGAGGAAAG ATCTCCATCTCCAGAACCCATATACAGTAGCGATGGTAAACGGTTGAATACACGAGAATATCGTACTAGACGTAAACTGGAGGAAGAACGTCATAATCTTATTCAGAAGATTCTCAAAATTAATCCAGAATTCAAACCCCCACCAGATTATAA GCCACCGATAATACGAGTGCATGATAAAGTCATGATACCTCAGGAAGAACATCCAGATATTAATTTCGTTGGTCTACTTATTGGCCCACGTGGAAACACATTGAAAT CAATGGAAAAGGAGACTGGAGCAAAGATTATAATCCGTGGTAAAGGTTCTGTAAAAGAGGGAAAAGTTGGAAGGAAAGACGGTCAACCTTTACCTGGTGAAGATGAACCTTTACATGCATATATTACTGCTAATAATTTGGATGCTGTAAAGAAAGCTGTTGAAAGA ATTCACGAAATTATACGACAAGGTGTAGAAGTACCAGAGGGACAGAATGATTTACGACGCAATCAGCTTAGAGAATTAGCTTTACTGAATGGAACATTGCGCGAAAATGATGGACCACGTTGTACTAATTGTGGCGCGTCCGATCATAAGTCATGGCTA TGCCCGGACAAACCGAACGTAACAAACAATATAGTATGCTCAAGCTGTGGGGGAGCAGGTCACATTGCGCGTGATTGTAGATCCAAGAGACCCGGACAAGGTGGACCAGCTGCTGCAGGAATGGGAGGAATGGGACCAGGTGGAGATAAAGCTAAAATAGATGAAGAATATATGTCTCTTATGGCAGAATTGGGTGAAGGTCCACCACCTGATCGATCTAAAAGCGGGCAGCCACGACAACCAAATCCTAATCCTAATTATCCTGGTCTTTTTGATAG ACAACAAGCACCTCGTGCTTTAATGGCGGCACCAGCGCATCCACCACCTCAAATGATGCAAGGTGGCCCAATGATGCCACCACCAGGAATGGCTCCACCACCATGGAGTCAAGGTGAAGTAAACAATATGAACGGTATGAACATGCAGTGGCAACCTCCAGTTAGTATGCCTCCTCCACCTGGTGTGATGCAaccacctccaccaccacctGGTTCTACTACTCAACCAAATATTCCACCGTTGATGCCTTGGATGGCTGGAAATAATCAACCACCACCACCTGGACAAATGCCACCAGCACAAATGCCACCCCCTGGAATGGGTATTCCACCATGGCAACAAGGACAACAAGGACCAATGCGCCCACCTCCACCTGGAACAGCTCCACCACCGGGATTTCCAGGATGGCAGCCACAACAAATGGGTGGCTGGCCACCAGCAGCCCCTGTTCCACCTCCTCCTCAACAGCAAACACCAGCTCCGCCTGGAATTGATCTCAATACTTTGCCTACGTTGTTGgcccaaccaccaccaccaccacctccaaCTAGTTAG